The Acipenser ruthenus chromosome 54, fAciRut3.2 maternal haplotype, whole genome shotgun sequence DNA window tattacactttactgggcttttactatggaaaaaaTGTTATAAGGGTACCACGCCTctgacctatgctttaccatgctttcactgtgctgtattatgtTATGGTGTTCCTATAAGTGTTGTCTTTCGACACAGTGTCTGCAGGTGGAGACGCAGAGAGAAATCCAAAAGAGAACTCAAGAGAGACTGGAGAAGATGCTGGAGCTGACACAGACAGGGGAGCTGCTTGAAGTAAGGACTGTCTGGTCAAAAGTCCTCATCATTTTATAGCGTCCTCCCAATGTGCCATAGATCTGAAACCTTAATGCATAGGTCAAGTTGTAATGCTGGGCAGACTGGCGGGGTTCAGCCCCTCGGTTCTTATTGAGTTCTTAGTAGCtactcaaaactttgtcaagtcgggtcttaaaggatcccagtgattgtgcctcaacaacatgactaggcattccatcccctcacccctctATGTGGATATGTACATCTGTGTTTGTGTCCTCTCTCAATCAGAGCTCGGCACTCAGAGAGGCTGTGGAAAGCAAGGAGATTATTACCAAACTGATTCGCTCTATTGAGGGAATCCAGTCTGAGCTTATCGAGCAGTTGACAAAGGACCAGGAAGCGGCACTGAATCAGATTGAGGGCCTCAAGAAACAACTGGAGAAGGAACTCTGTGAGCTAAGCAGGAGAAACGAAGAACTGGAACAGCTTTCAAAGACTGATAATCACATCCGTTTTCTACAGGTAACCTTCTGTTGTGGACTGGCTCGCTATAAAGCCAACAGCtacggccaaacgttttgcatcaccttgtagaggtatttaaaaaatggacCAAACTTTCAATGTTATTTGCAGCTGTAAATTCAATCACCTGTAACTATAaactactaaaagaaacttaaaattcagtgacaaacgttttgccaatgtcttcaatgtgtttatttaaccaggatagacaCAGCAGCgagcacatttattacaacacctccattgcttctgtagttatgatttgttgtgcatatgaaatcgcaccactggaactgaaaacctTGGGTAATTGTCAAAAAAGGGaagttagtgattgtctaatttaactgatgacttcaataggccacacatgcaattggTTTAAAATAGTCAGAAAAAAGGAACACatccacacatggtaaaatgcatgaggctttttagaagttgtttaagatgcctaattgaagaacaaagtggtctaacatgaGTGGCTACATCACTGATTAATGACTGAAAATTGGAATTCTCAcatccagaggttttcatgcaggtgggtatataaaggtgtggcaaagtggttaacaatgtgcaggtgcaggaatgcagcggtgatcaataaacagacagacagcaataatccaggtgcaatgatattttaattgtattccaGTTGTCTGATGATGcaaagacagtaaataataataatgagaacaggcaatacagagGTGTGTATTGCTGTGATTTAATTCACGGGTTGGTctcgaaataatagtcccgatcttaAACACCCAcaggtaacacaaaacacaaacacaagtccacagtgagtgctatagcgCTCGTGGTGCAACTACAGTTTATTCGTGAACAAttagtgcagtgatgtccgggtttagtgcaggcctttggcgacagctccggatcgtgttcagcCGTCTAATAGCAACAAACAAAGTGATtccttagacacgacaaaacaaacaaaacactcacaattacaatacacgttctccttccggttcagcttttaaccatacaaaggaacagatcacttcgctacatcCCCTTTTGCACCGTCACACATGActccttggttaacgagcgcaacAGCTCCTCCagtccgcagctgccacatcactttgcttccgggtcgatgatttagtgtatcctAGCTCCACCGCCTTTCTAGATGTCTGACTTCctcctaaccctgggaattaattgtctggccatccagttcagggcactctgttccctttacacagcgccctcacaggtcgggagggagatttatcaccaagaatcattctgtctgtcaGAAAAGgttataaatgacacatcttaaggtgttctgatacatttgcacactattgCATATCACTGGGGGATGTGGACTCCCCAATTGATAAAGTGCATTTAGGTCATGCTAGTccaattttcattttgttttcacaGTTTCAGTAGGAATGTTGCTGGCATGGATGATGTTTTGCTTCCTGTAACTTCTCTGCCTCTCTTGTAGAATTTGAAGTCTCTGTGTGTCCTTCCTAATGCTGCTGCCTTGCCCAGTGTTCAGATAGACTTCTCTTTAGAGAATGTGAGGGAAACTTTCTCAGCGCTTAAAGGAAATCTTGAGCGATCGTGGAAGGGAGAGACAGTGAGGAGATCTAAGATGGGTGAGTGTGAAACCTATTGTCTTCAGTTGCTAAGCCTAAGCTTAGTGCTGACAGTCTATAGGCCCTTTAACATCTCAGTCTTTTCAAAGAGTTTATCTTTATACAGAAACACAGTTTTCTTTTGGTTCTTTTCACGGTGGGAAAAATTAAACGTGATTTTAATTCAGAGGCTGAAGCATGGGAAAtctgaacagcagttcaaaatcAATTTCTTTTAACGTGTCTTTTACCCTGCCAATCTAGTAGCCTGCCATCAACTCCACCCACAGTGAAGCTAAAATGTATCCCATGACTCCATGGAACTGTGGGCAACAACCTCTCTCGGGGAAACCCATGGTCCAAGTGCCCTATGGATTCAGGAATACACAAACACTCCATTACAGCGTATATAAAAGAATTCACCACCTACCATACTAAATAAAAGCAGATGTATtatatctgtttattttgtgAGGGCGTGAATTCCTGTTCAGTCATTGGTTTCGCCTCTCATTATTTACAGTTTTTATTGGTTGCCGTGTCTACCAAATTTGATTGACAGATGACTTTTACCAGTCCTAAACAAGCAAGACTAATTAGGAATTTAGCTATGCTTtttaaaatgggggggggggggggggggaaatgagAGGAGATGCTGTCAGTGATTAACTTCATGAAACGATGTACACAAGTGAATCACTTTGACAATTATAGTCAGACATAAATGTCGGTGCAAATGaaatcaatgtaaaaaaaatataacgcttagcagtggtgtagtgcaaTGTTTAGCAGCGAGGGGTTGCTGTTATCTTTGTGAGGTTTATAATATCAGGAACGTTTGTACATAAGACATGTTCTGATCAAATGTAAATTTCATGTCTTTATTTTCAGCGCCAGTCTCTCGGAAGATATTTCATGAGAAAGCATCTTCCATCAGAAGCTGTTCCCTGGCCTTTGCAGTTCAGTTTCTAATACCTGTCATCATAGGTGTGATTGTTCACTGTGAGTATCGCTTATTTCTGTAGTCAAAGAGTACCAATAGACAACTGATGAATCGCTGTGAGGGGTCCTTGGCAGGTCATCCATCAGCGGGAGGTTCAACTGCTTCAGATAaatgacttcaaataaattactgtaTCGCATTTACCTTAATGTATGCAGGACAGTTTCAACAGTCTTGTGATATTCAATGCATTCACATCTCTAAAATGTTCCGTTGTTATAtataggggagcagtgtggagtagaagttagggctctggactcttgactggagggtcgtgggttcagtcccaggtgggggacactccagtaaaaacccaactgtataaatgggtaattgtatgtaaaaaaataatgtgagaacaattgtaagttgccctggataagggtgtctgctaataaataaataataataataaataatatataacaatACATCAAATTACCCgtcttattaaaaaaacagtttcattttatacatttaatattttgttaTGATAAATAGCACCATGGCACATTTGCcttattgttttggtttactgTTTTCCCACAAAGCAATGTAGCTGACTGACTTCATAACCGCCGCCAACAAATTCTGCTGActaactttgttttgtttctttttttttttctttcagtttacagAAGCTCCAAGACAAGtaaatatttatatttctaaACCCTCAGAACATCCTAAGCCAAACAGGTTGCTCTGTTCACTCACATTATAATGCTTCTAACTGTATTTAGATGGTTTTATTACACCAATTAAAGGTAAATT harbors:
- the LOC117397997 gene encoding E3 ubiquitin-protein ligase TRIM47-like isoform X2, whose translation is MASNLHEDQFTCSICLDIFTKPVSAPCGHSFCMSCIQNYWDLWDISKCPLCEKVFHGRPDLSINRTLAEITEQFRKDRVSSSVDCAAQPGDVLCDVCIVRKLTAIKSCLVCLASYCEKHIRPHYEGHAFKRHTLVNPVEDFEGQICNVHQRLLEMYCRTDQQAVCYCCAGQEHRGHEIVTVESERAKQECLQVETQREIQKRTQERLEKMLELTQTGELLESSALREAVESKEIITKLIRSIEGIQSELIEQLTKDQEAALNQIEGLKKQLEKELCELSRRNEELEQLSKTDNHIRFLQNLKSLCVLPNAAALPSVQIDFSLENVRETFSALKGNLERSWKGETVRRSKMAPVSRKIFHEKASSIRSCSLAFAVQFLIPVIIGVIVHFYRSSKTICTSCP